gtttgaattcaaattagaattaaaaacaaaaatcttttccTAGTTAatctctatttttattaaattttctgaTTAGTTTAAAAGATCTAATTTGGTTATTGtaggtgatttttatttttattttatttttttaattcaatagttataacaAAGGAGAAATGATTTAAATCCTTAGACGATTGTAAAAGGACTAAAAGAGTATAAGGGAACAACCATAAGACATCTGCATTTGTTTCTTTATAATATCATTATAATGTGGcattttggtttttctttttcaccccCTCCCTTTTGTTCTTGGCCACTGCCTAAGTCCTATCACCGATCTTCTTTCGTATTTCACAATTTCCTTTCCGCTGCAGCATTCACCATTAGCCTTGATGCTACCAACCTCGTGGCAATGGATCTCTCCCTAGTAAAAACACGAGTTAAGACACTCCTCAAATGTACCAGGAAGAAATTGAAGCTGTATATGCCTTCTacacaaaatacaaattcaCCATACATTTGAATTTGTTCCTTTGGTACAGTTTGGGATCTGAGGAGCCGATGGTATATAGCAAAGGCCTCTGataaaatgtaaaagttagggGCCTCTGAAATGCAGCAAGGACCTGGGGCTAGGCTTAAACATGGAGGACAGTGGTGGTAATTAGATAGGGTCATAGACCTTAAGATGAATTCTTCACTAGCTAAAAGACATACTCCGGATCTGGCAATCTTTTACCATAAGAGCAGTAGAAATAAGGGTTAGAGCTTTGCCTAAGATTGCATGAACAACCAAGTACGAAAATGGATATACCTATCATAGGTCATCATCTACAAAAACCAGAACTTTTTTGCCAAATCAATTCAATTATTTCAACAGCTAGCTGTTTACAGttgaaaagaataaatattgcCTAAGATGTTGAACTAACCTATGTTATAGAGACTGCGATTCTTCgtactaacaaaaaataaaccaacATGACTTAGTGAAGATGTAATTGTACaaattcatgaaaaagaaaggatCTTAATACAGCTCTCTTCACCCAATTTCAAACTGCTTGGATCACACTACTCTCACCCTTGTTTAAGTCAGACCCATTGACTGGAGCATTTGCATGAAACGCTGACTGCCTTGAGGGCGTACCTATCAATTTTAAGGAGAGCGGTGAAGGCTCTCTATGGAGTCTCTCAGCCTCTCTAAGACTAAGCTGAGACAGGCCAACAAGTTCATCAACATTGACAGGTTCCTTGGgaaggattggaattggcttCAAGACCTGATGATGTGATGTCTCTGCACCCTTCTCTTCTTCTACAGGAGCTGTATTTGGTTGCCACATTGGGAAAGGAAGAGTTAAAAAAGCAGGGAAAAATTCAGGAATCATTGGTGCCATTCCACCTGATCCTGTCACACTTTCATCAGATTCTTTGGCTTCCTCTTGAGGTATGGCTTCCATAGGTTCAAATTCTGAGTTGAGGGAAAGATTTAATGAAGGTAATGGGTTTGCAGTATCTGTTTCTCTTGCCTGAGCAGAAGGCAGCAATACTTGTTCTTCTGGCACAGATGGTGTGTCTGTGGACTGACAAcaataaccaaaaataaaatcaatgagAAGAATTTATTACTGCCACCATTAAACCGCATATGATTAATGCCCTGCTTCAACAAGAATAACATACCATTTTCTTTCATTAGATTATGATATATGTTTGTAAAAATATGCAATAATCACAATTGATATTCTCTCCAGCTGAGTTATGGATTTTAATTCAGAGAAATGATGGATGATGTAACTGACAACATGGAAAATCTGAATGCGTGGGCTAACTAAGAACCTATAAGCATTTGGCAGTGACTGTCTGTGTGCAGAGATTCCAGTGTCTTTATGTGTGAAACAACTAAGATAACGTAAGAAGCTAGACAAACCATATCAGGAACCATGTCAAAAAGGCTGGAACGCCTCTTTCTTCGGTTAGCATTAGTCTGCCGGATAAAGTACTTCTGTGCATGGCTTGCCACCTGTGTAGGAGTCCGTGACATAACAAAGTTTCGTGCTATCCCACGCCAATCTCCTTTCCCCAATTTCTGAAGGCCTAATAAGAACAGTCGATGTTCCTCTTCTGTCCATGGGAcacctgaaaaaaaaatctagtacagtaaaaaaatgttttgacaaGACAATTGGACTTAAACAATAACTAGGTTGATTTGATAGATAACTGATTTATAGAATGCAATGGTAGCTGTCCttatttctatatatacatTCAATGAGTAAGCATTTGATACATCCTCCATAACTCAATATAAGCAGGTCAAAGTTAGGAGGTAAAACCAGTCAACTAGAGCTCTTGAAGGTTAAGCAACTATATAGAGAAGAAACAGTTGTAATGGATTGATGCACTGTGTGAATTGTAGACGCTAGAAAGTAGATTCTCTTGATCTTCAAAGCCAAAACAATAGGATCAACTTAAGTATGGTAGGAAGCTAATGGTACCTTATTAATGATGCACCAAAACAGTCAGAGAAACAGAAACATGGGATAATGCAAGACAATCAAAGCAATGTGTGGCAGGAATCATCTCAATAGTGACTAACAAGATCTAGCTCAAAATTCAAATAGCATCCGTCCCCCCATAATAATGGGTTGCAGAATGTGGTCACGGGTTCAGTAAAGTTATAGGCCACAGGGCCATTCAAATAGTTGCTCCTCTAACATGGCAGAACAGTCATGATGAAATTTATGTATATGTGAAAGTTTTCTTTACACTAAACGGTTGATTGAGAATTCACAATTATAATGAGGCCCTATGCACAGCGCAGAGGGTCAGAGAAAACAGCAAATGTTCCTCTGTACAAATAGAACTCACTTTGATAAATGAACTGAATATGCATAAATGTGGACCAACAACCTCATCTTATCCACtgcaataatttattttttctttttacatgcGATAGGATTTAAGCCCAATAGCATTTACTCCATGATAATTGTTATTCACCATCAGGCTAAGACACCTATTGGCTTTTGGAGTAGGAGGACACCAATTGGGTTTTGGAATAGGTGGGATTTGAAACTAGGTCCATTagtcaataataataaactttaccagttgaactgATTGGAACCCACAACTTATCCActacaataataaaaaacatataatgtAGGCAAAGACTCCAAAAGGCTTCACAAATAGCAGCTCCCTAGGGGTTTAAGTGATAGCCCAGTGATAATGGCATCATTTATGGTGCCCAATGTCTATGGTTCAAACACCACCTCCCCCTCCCCTCCCTTACTATCTACCTAtctccaaataaaaatatatatatatatatatatatatatatatatatatatatatatatatatatatatattacaaaaagtATACTCCATCCATCTTATATCATTTATTTCATATTGAATATCCCAAAATATAATCCtctttaaagaaaatgaaaacaatatcGATAAATTTCATAACTTACTCTTCACTTTTATTTGAGAAGTCAATACCTATTTTTCACTATACCATGCCTAACTTGCTAAAAAGATTCAAGAACTATTATGGACTCTATGATAAAACCAACTAAAATGAACTTAACTTCACAGTTTGAGATTAACTAAAACTTTAGAAAGATGGTAGTTTTACTAATGACCATTGTAATATTAAAGAACAAGTAGTTCCAATGTGGAATTAGAATATTGACCAGGTAAGAATAAGCTGATGACTAGTCCATTATGTATATTGAGACAAATGCTATGGTTTTTCCATTCAAtctaagaaatatataagaaaccCACTGAAGATCTGCAATCACATTAAAAATACTCTTCCGCCcgtgcattttgtcaaatgcTGTTTGATACATGTCCAACAACCTTATTTACCTCCAAGTTGCACATTATTTCTCTGTAAAGCACTAATGTGCTGTAGTTCTTAATGGTAAATTAACAAAACTCCATAGAAATACAAAAGATACATTCAACCTTCCCCTCATCAGTTAGAACTTAGATACCCAGTGTGCTTTTTAAAAATAGGCTGCCATTGCAAAACTCATATTTATCTAGCCATTCAACAAGCTATGGTGATATCTAATCTACCTCAGAGCTAACTATAAATAATGTTCTGAAAAcgtaaaataaaatgtattgaCTTCAAGAGTTACAAAGCCACCAGAGTTCCAGCCTCAGAAGCAATTACAACTCAATTCATAAGGATGCCAAACAAAAAGTATCGTCCTTAAGTGCTTGGTtcacaaagaaaaaagtattggggaatagaaaagaaagaaaataaaagcagagcaaaatggaaaataattataaatatgtcATGTGGTCCAAAAAAGAAACTTCTAAaatctttcacaatttttttttttaaacctaccTTGATTAGCACTTTTCCCTTCTTTATCAAATGCATAAAAACATGGACAAGCTTTAATAAAATTCATACTGCAATGGTTATacagaatttttctttattattggTAAGTGTACTCATTGAGTCTCTCTAGCCCATTATTAAAGGAGAAGGTGTCATTTGAGCTGGGCCTTATTAATGGGCATCCACAAATTAAAGTAAATTCAACAAACCCGCAGTTAAGCACATCATTTTTCATCTATATTGAagcaaactttaaaaaaaaaaatttcaaagaaaaaaaaagaacaaaacaattttttgcaatttttttttataaaaaaacactcAGAAATTTCAAATCACTTTGAATTCTTTTCAACAGCGGTGAAAAAGACAATGAAGCAGTAAATAATTCTAAAAATGAACACCGCCAACCCCCCAGAAAAATTATTGCGTTCtccccttccaaaaaaaaaaagtgaaaagggACTGAGTCAAAATGAGACGAAAGGTGATAGAACCAGCTCATCTACcgcaaaaaacaaacaaaattttagaaGCCCAAAAATaagtacataaaaataaatgtatgaaaatgaaatttactACTATGAATGATGACACATAAATTTACTACCTAAATTTAGTCAAACGTAAAACACACCAAACACAGAATCAAACCTCAAACACTTTATCCTAAATCACCACAAACCAATCAAACTTCAAACACccataaacaaaaatttaaaagataaattttattacttacaCTATTTTCATAAACAGAACCAAACCTCAAAAACCTTATCCTAAATCACCACTTATACCAATCCTATTCCCAACTATATCTACAAAAAACAcacatatcaaaaaaaaaaaatcatagatatCCACATGATcatcttttatctcaaatgaaaaattttaaaaaaaaaaaaaaagagctattttttgaataaaaaagtgaatattaaaaaataatggttaTGATCACGCTGTGTACCACATCCCATCAAAACGTACGTGcttgaacatatatatatatagacgaGAGTAATCATGGTGGAGCTGATGTCATAGGTTACAATTGTGGCGTACCTTTTTTACGGTCGCCACGTCGATTGGCGGAGCAAGAAGCGTGAGTGGGGTCATCAGACAAGTAACCATCGGACACGTGGACATGAGGGTCGGAGGAAGGCGAGTCATGTTGGTTGTTATTGGGTGAAGCGGCGGCGGAAGACGAGGAGTGGTAGTGCGCACTCGACAGATTCCCCATACTCGCACTCTTCTTTATCATCGACCCATCTGTCAACCTCACCCCAAACAGCCTCAACCCACCACCACTCccaccaacaccaccaccaccacctcctcctccgcCGCCACCTCCACCGCCTCCGCCTCCGCGGTTGGGGCACGTGCGGGAGTTATGCCCGTTGTTACTGCAGTGCGAGCACCGCCGAGTCATGGCCGTGTCGCTCCCACACCCTCACCACCAACCCCGAGTCAATTACTCCAACTCAGATATGAACCcaaaaacacagagagagagagagagagagagagagagtgagagagagagacagataaaaagagagagagagagagagagagagagagtttttaagATTAGAGGCTGTGAgcgagagagagcgagagaaagagagagaaatggctATATATATTTGGGATTTTTGGGGAAGTGAGAGAAAAGGGCAAAATGGGAAACGTGTGATTTATAATTAAAAGGTTAATTTAAGGGATTAGAGGAATGCGGGGGTTCGTTCGTtgtgtttttaattaaatgacgGTTTTGCCCTCCAATTCGTAGGAAGTGTATCATAATAAGGATAACGTTGTAATACGCGTCTCCTGTTTTTTCGGTGAAGAGTTTTTCTTAGATCTTGGTTGGGAGAGTTTGGCCCCCCTTTTGTTTTGGACAAAGGTTTATTccaattcaaaaccaaagaatctctctccttttctttcctATTATATAGCATGTTGacctgttttttcttttttattttgagtaatattaagaATACTTCCCAATTTTATTACACTAGTTGTACTGATAAATGTGTCATCAActataaaatagtaattaagcagatatatttattgattattattTAGTTGGCATTTTCTATTGTTTCTAGTAAAAACGTCTAGAAGGTAAATACTTAATTTTCAATtctataattattataaataaataaaaatgaaagtaaaaatTCATTACCTCCTTCAGTTTTTTgtattagatgaaaatttttactttttttttttaatgcaaaaatttgtacttttatttttgagaagaaagtaGAAGTTTTAATGAAAGATTAATGGTtctttatgagaaaaaaagattaatggAATTATGATGGTGGTTTATTGTACTATAGGAATCAGTAATTAGTATTGCATGTTGGTCCTTGTTTTTAGTTGGTGGTTGTTGTACACCTTCTCATAAGTCATTATAAATATTGAGTGCCAAGTTTAGAAGTTGTGGACATTTATTTGGGAAGAGTCGATTTAAAGAAAGATTGTGAAGAGAAATAGTTGTTTAATTTTCATTCAGAATGAAAATTATTCATGCTATCATCTAATCTGATGTTAATGTATACATATTGTAAGTTGTTTTAATAATTGGAAATCTTATCAGAATACGAAAAGCATTCAATTTGAAAGGGATTTTACAAAACAATAGATTACAAGCAATCACCAAAAGATTTATGGCGCAGATGGCTTGCTTTTGTCTTTTGCCATTTGTTTCTCATCAAAACGTTTTGTGCATGCCATTTTGGATAAAAATATCTTGCATGAGTGACAGCAaggtttttctttctcttttttgcccaaaaaaaaaaaaaaagtaggatgCAATCACTATGTCGAACATTTTAGCAACATCCGTCCATTGAGAAACCAATCCACAAGGCCTTTTTTTGGTGAGTTCAACTATAGCTTAAATATATTCCCACAATTGTAACttagcttcttttcttttttttttgaaagaacttAGCTTAAAAATACCCCAAGTCTTTTTAGCCAAAATCTAGCAAGGgcagcaccaaaaaaaaaaaaaaagaagcttcaTCAAGTTGGACACATGTGGGCTAAAATTTGAGAAAGCTACCTACATTACCACTAGTGAGATATTGTAACACACCAAGAGAAATATCAAGTAAGAAgtggagagaaaatgaaagataGGGTGTCAAATCAGGAAATAAAAATTCGtatatatttagtttttgaCCCATTTCATGCTCCactctatataaaaaaaaaatagtaaagaaacCGTATCCAGATAggataatgaaaaatataagaagtCTAATAGAGATATATATGCAAAGTGGGTTTTTAGCTAAAACTAAGTTAAGTTCATGATCTTTATAAAGTTCTTTTCTAGAAGGTTTGCTCTTtgatattttactttttttttcatttagaatAGTTGAAAAAAGATATCAGATAAGAAGtaaagagagaatgaaagatAGGGTgtcaattataatataaaattttaataataaaaaaagcttgTATTTAAGTTTAATACATTTCCTTCtctaatttatttgaaaaatagtaaagaaatagtATCCAtataagataaagaaaaatataagaagtaTGATAGAGATCTATGTGATAAGTGGGTTTTTAGCTAAAACTAAGCTAAGCTCATGATCTTTATAAAgttcttttctaaaaagaaaaatataagaagtaTGATAAAGATATATGTGAAAAGTgggtttttagcaaaaactaattTAAGGATCTCATGATCTTTATAACCTTCTTTTCTAGAAGGtttgctctttcttttttcttctttttctttttttttttagattgcaCTTTTATTTTAAACCGTGTTCATTTAAAATAGCCGAAAAATTTGTTgggtgttgaattttttttattcttaaatatggaAGTTCAATTCTACTGTTGGGAAAGTTCAATTCTACAATTGGGAAagtttaaaaagagaaaaagaaagttggcttctaaatttgatattatatacGAAACATGGAAACCATGCCTGAATCTGAATGCGAAAGAACCTTATAATTTTCACAGAAACAGGAATACAGAGATATTCGCTTTGCCTCTGAGAACAAAAAGGTCATTTTCCTATATTGGGTCAATCTATATAACACTTTTGTCTTTAGATTATTTATGGGAATTGCATGGTCTGGCTATAAACTCGGGGAGcatattttatccaaaaattacgattttttttttttatgtgggtatTTATAAAACATTACGAATTTGTTCTGGGTATTTATGAACTTCTCATTTTCATGTCAGAcaaaaaatatgtgttttttttttacgacCAAATTGCACTTTTTTATGGaatattcatatatatacacacctaTCTATTATTGTGGTACCTATTAATTTGGATAGGATATTATTATTGTGCATGATACATTGATTAGCCATGTTTATCAAATCGATTGGGACTCCCAAAAAGCCTAGTGGATGTACTTAGCCAACCACTATAGACCATGTGGATTTAGATATGGCCCACACTAGCTTTATGTGgggttcaaatttcaaagactTGGTACGATATCAATTTTGTTGCATGGATCGCCACACAGGTGTACATGTTAGACCGAcgtgttttttccttttttctaatccacctattttttctttttgctgaaactttttttctaaaaatccACCTAATCCATAAAGGAATACTGCTAATTATGCTTTGGCTCTCATAAAGATCTTTTGCGTGAAATGCTTAGCAATAATTATAAACAGGAAAAACGATTGTCACACACTCACATCAAAAACATGCAGCCCCATTCAAAAAGCCTGTTCTGCTTtgctcaaaaaagaaaagcctGCTTTGTTCAATAATAGAATGTGAATAGATCtaaatcaaatctattttgacCATAATCTGTGTGTTTGCAATTCAATAATTGAGTGAGAGGAACTTGAAGTTATGAACCCTAAACTTTAGTTTAAAGAATTGATAATTAAGCTATAAGACTTTTTGCCTCTATGAATAATTTAATTAGTCTATATTGCACTTTGCCTACGCAAAAGTAGTGTATTATATTTCAAGAAGTGTTAATTGAATTATAAGATTCtcttgattattgattaataatttaattagattgtTTTCAATTTACCTACACAAAGATTAATATATTATCATATGAATGACATAATGAATGATGTTAaagatatattataaattttattatgtaCCCATTTGGTTACCATATTTTGGGGAAAATTTTACCACATTTGCAATTTCAAAACATGATTTAATGTGTTTAGAAAAATttacaaatcattttttttatctaataatGTGATTTTTCTGTGCTTTACAAAGtgaataacaataacaaaagaatacTTTAAAAGCTGAACCAAATGCTAACTTTACAAACTAATATATTAGCTTTTAAACATAATacgaaaaaaataaataaataatttatttaacatcaattatatttatatttatatttattgtcactttagttgtaaatatttttatagttaAACTGATATtctttttagcattttccattaTTAATCAACAATTTATTATAGAATAACAATATATGTAAGCGTCAACCTAAACAAAGGCTAGGTATTAATTTGCTATTGACCCAAGAAATagaattgttattttattatctacagtttagtttagtttttttattttttcgtgAAGTTTAAAGTTTAGTTATTTTAATACTATACATGGTCGtttctaaaatatttataaaaaaaaaactatattggTAGTTTTATCCAATTAATTATGAGCATATTATTTGGAGATATATACTTAGAGCTTCAGCATTGAATGTGGGAAATCTCAAATGCATGCCAAAttccaaacttttttacaattgaGCCCAAAAAAACGTCTACAATGAAAGTTATAAAATAcaataatggtaaaaaaaaataccattgagctacagtgcgattctaaaggtagaatcgcactgtagctcaatggtataaaaaaaaatatttttttattcggTCCGTGTCTTCTCTCCACAGAAcctgctctctcttctttctttatttctatctctctctttctctcttgctttctactctctcttcttcctgctctctcttcttcatggaaaatattgttccaatgggttttggtttgatgatggattttggTTTGCTCGGTATGTGATCGGCATTGTGATCGGCGTTACTGGTTCTGATGGGTTTTGGATTGacgatgggtttttttttttttcctgggtttGCTGGTATGTGATCGACGTTGCTGGTTctgatgggttttggtttgatgatggattttggTTTGCTGGTATGTGATCGGCGTTACTGGTTTCGATGGGTTTTGGATTGacgatgggtttttttttttcctgggtttGCTGGTATGTGATCGGCGTTGCTGGTTCCGATgagttttggtttgatgatggattttggTTTGCTAGTATGTGATCGACGTTGTGATCGGTGTTGCTGGTTCCGATGGGTTTTGGTTTGacgatgggttttttttttttcctgggtttGTTGGTATGTGATCGGCGTTGTGGTGGCTGTTCTGTTGTGATCGGCGTGATGGTTTTTGTTTTATCAGTTTCGCCGATctgggttgatat
The sequence above is drawn from the Castanea sativa cultivar Marrone di Chiusa Pesio chromosome 5, ASM4071231v1 genome and encodes:
- the LOC142636417 gene encoding transcription factor MYBS3, coding for MTRRCSHCSNNGHNSRTCPNRGGGGGGGGGGGGGGGGGVGGSGGGLRLFGVRLTDGSMIKKSASMGNLSSAHYHSSSSAAASPNNNQHDSPSSDPHVHVSDGYLSDDPTHASCSANRRGDRKKGVPWTEEEHRLFLLGLQKLGKGDWRGIARNFVMSRTPTQVASHAQKYFIRQTNANRRKRRSSLFDMVPDMSTDTPSVPEEQVLLPSAQARETDTANPLPSLNLSLNSEFEPMEAIPQEEAKESDESVTGSGGMAPMIPEFFPAFLTLPFPMWQPNTAPVEEEKGAETSHHQVLKPIPILPKEPVNVDELVGLSQLSLREAERLHREPSPLSLKLIGTPSRQSAFHANAPVNGSDLNKGESSVIQAV